The Theobroma cacao cultivar B97-61/B2 chromosome 2, Criollo_cocoa_genome_V2, whole genome shotgun sequence genome includes the window ATTTCCTTTTTGGCTCTATATATACCACCATAATAGCAACTAATTCTCGCCAGACAACCACTTCATTTCCGTTTCTAATCACAGTATATTGGCAGTCTCTCAAGCAGAATAGCAGGATAAGGTTATTtccattttagtttttatttctttatttttaaactaACACACTCACTCAAATGCACATTCATGATCTAATTATATGATCAATTAACataattttatgtaaaataatagaaaaataatctaatcaaaataaaaattgactGCTACCGGACCACAGAAACAGCTGTTGCTGCTGCTAGGGTACGTCCGACAATGGCAGACTCCAAATCTAGAGGAGAAGCCCCTTGGTCCACGGGTCTTTTCGACTGCTTCTCTGATTGTCCACTctgtatgtaatttttttctcttccaatCAAACACACTTCTTCTTTCATGGGATTTAAATCCTCCTTTATAACAGGCTGCCAGACAACCTTCTGCCCATGTATTACTTTTGGCAGGAACGCAGAGATTATAAAGAAAGGATCATGCTGTaagtataaatatatatttgccTCTcattggttttaattttgtttgtgTATATCTAATGACTAATTTTGGTAttgctattgttattattCTGCAGCTTGTTGTGAAAATTGTCTTCTCTATGTAGCAATACATTATTTAACTGGTGCTCTTCTCTCCATATTGTATGGGTGCTACTATC containing:
- the LOC18609843 gene encoding cell number regulator 2, which gives rise to MADSKSRGEAPWSTGLFDCFSDCPLCCQTTFCPCITFGRNAEIIKKGSCSCCENCLLYVAIHYLTGALLSILYGCYYRRKLREQYGLKASPCHDYCVHCFCHYCALCQEYRELRNQGFDMKIGWAANVDRGVTKAPVAEGGMKR